The nucleotide sequence GCATTAGGCTGGAGTTCTATGGTATCGATCCTGTTCTCTTTGAGATCGCTCTCGAACTGGGTGTAATTATAAGTATCCCTTACCTGCCATCTGCTGCTCATGGTCAGCACCAGAAGTACAACCGCTACAATAGCCAGAAAATAAACGATTAAGTTCCTGCTCCCACTATTATTCAAAGCTCCCCTCCTCTTAAAAATGTTATTTTGTTTTTTATTTATTTATTCCGGAATAACCTCCGCAATATAGGGAAGATTTCTATATTCCTGAGCATAGTCAAGGCCAAAACCTACTATAAATTTATCCGGAATTGTAAATCCCTTGTAATCGATATTTACATCAACAACTCTGCGATCAGGCTTGTCTAAAAGCGAACAGAGCTTTAAATCAGCCGGTCCGCGGCCTTTTAAGATATCCATAAGATAGTGCATGGATCTTCCGCTGTCTATGATATCCTCACATACGAGTACGTTTTTACCTCTTATGGGCTCATCAAGATCCTGCATGATCTTAACAACACCACTGGATTCTGTCTCATTTCCATAGCTGGAAATCTGCATGAATTCAAATCTTACCGGGATGGTTATCCTTTTGGCGAGCTCACAGGTAAACATTGATGCGCCCTTTAATATGCATACAAGTGTTACTTCCTGACCTGCGTAGTCTTCGCTGATCTTTTTTCCAAGTTCACGGATCTTAGCGTTGATCTCTTCTTCACTGAACATCTCTACAAGCTTATTCGACATAACTAATTTCATTACTCCTTGCAAAACCTTATAATTTTTCGAAATCACTGAGTATTATTCCGGTCAGAAGCCGTAACTTCCCAGATGCGCGTAGTTGAACCATCTATTTTATACGCCTCGCTCATCCTTATTCCGGGAATCCATATGATATGATCTCCGTCAGCTAAAAGGCTGATCTCATCACGCTTGTCCGCCGCTATATGAGCCTCCGTAAAAACGTCCTTTAATTTCTTACGTCCGTTTTTAATCGCCATGTAATCACCATTTCTGCGTGTTCTGACTACCGGTATACATCTTATTTTATCATAATCAAACCATTTAGTATACGAAGAAGTCGGAAATCCGGCGCTGTTTTTAATTTTATCCAAATTAAATGTATACTGCATTTTATCAGGTGCAATTATCTCTCCGTTTTGCGGTGCTTCTTCCTGATAATCCTTAAAATAATTTCGAAAAGTATTCTTATCTTCTCTCTTAAAAAGCAATTTGTCAAATACTCTTTCGGCATAAATTCCATAGGGAAGTGAAATACGGCTGCCGCTTGTCTTTACCGCAAGAGACATTACATCCCTTACATGGACGCGGCTTATGTCTTTGAGTCGTCCGGCTGCCCTTCCGAGAGCTCTTCTTAAAATCTCTGAAACTGCAATCTCCGGTGCAT is from Lachnospiraceae bacterium C1.1 and encodes:
- the hpt gene encoding hypoxanthine phosphoribosyltransferase yields the protein MSNKLVEMFSEEEINAKIRELGKKISEDYAGQEVTLVCILKGASMFTCELAKRITIPVRFEFMQISSYGNETESSGVVKIMQDLDEPIRGKNVLVCEDIIDSGRSMHYLMDILKGRGPADLKLCSLLDKPDRRVVDVNIDYKGFTIPDKFIVGFGLDYAQEYRNLPYIAEVIPE